In Panacibacter ginsenosidivorans, the following proteins share a genomic window:
- a CDS encoding RNA polymerase sigma factor — MTQEELLVILEECRENKRAAQEKLYKYFYTDMFRLCQRYAGDPHASLSIVNDAFLKVFKNIVHYRETLGHFKSWLKTIVINTAIDYLRSQKKDIRVVHIDHIEEPGDEDFALKYQWKHDELMQHLQSLPNITRTVVNLFAFDGYTHKEIAQHLDITETTSRWHLSEARKRLRVSLQLNNPKKLAKT, encoded by the coding sequence TTGACGCAGGAGGAATTACTGGTAATATTGGAAGAATGCCGGGAGAATAAAAGAGCTGCCCAGGAAAAACTGTATAAATATTTTTATACAGATATGTTTCGCCTTTGCCAAAGATATGCAGGAGATCCGCATGCTTCTTTAAGTATAGTAAATGATGCTTTCCTGAAAGTTTTTAAAAATATAGTACACTACCGCGAAACGTTGGGTCATTTTAAATCATGGCTTAAAACAATTGTAATTAATACCGCTATTGATTATTTACGCAGCCAGAAAAAAGATATAAGAGTGGTACATATAGACCATATAGAAGAGCCTGGAGATGAGGATTTTGCTTTAAAGTATCAATGGAAGCATGATGAACTGATGCAACACTTACAATCTCTTCCCAATATTACACGGACTGTTGTAAACCTGTTTGCGTTTGATGGCTATACGCACAAAGAAATTGCACAGCACCTGGATATTACAGAAACAACGAGCCGCTGGCATCTTTCAGAAGCACGTAAAAGACTAAGGGTAAGCCTGCAGTTAAACAACCCAAAAAAACTGGCAAAAACATGA
- a CDS encoding GNAT family N-acetyltransferase, translated as MIIVRKAERKDCKRLLELIKELAVYEKAPDEVTVALEHFEESGFGEKPVWWAFVAEEINDTDKNKNILGFALYYIRYSTWKGQRMYLEDLVVTEAARGKGIGKLLFHALIAEAKEKNFSGIAWQVLNWNEPAINFYKKYNTIFDPEWINCSIPV; from the coding sequence ATGATTATTGTAAGAAAAGCAGAAAGAAAAGATTGCAAAAGGTTACTTGAATTAATAAAAGAGCTGGCTGTTTATGAAAAAGCACCTGATGAGGTTACTGTTGCGCTGGAACATTTTGAAGAAAGTGGCTTTGGCGAAAAACCCGTGTGGTGGGCATTTGTGGCCGAAGAGATAAATGATACAGATAAAAACAAAAATATTCTTGGATTTGCACTTTACTATATTCGTTATTCTACATGGAAAGGGCAGCGCATGTATCTTGAAGACCTTGTTGTTACTGAAGCTGCAAGAGGTAAAGGAATTGGTAAGTTGCTTTTCCATGCGCTTATTGCCGAAGCTAAAGAAAAAAATTTTAGTGGTATTGCCTGGCAGGTGCTAAACTGGAATGAGCCTGCAATAAATTTCTACAAAAAATACAACACTATTTTTGATCCTGAATGGATTAACTGCAGTATACCTGTATAA
- a CDS encoding FAD-dependent oxidoreductase yields the protein MGKKIAIIGAGISGMSSASLLKENGHDITIYANAFSPNITSNKAAAFWFPYHIRNDKRGINWCRQTYMVYTEMAKRSETGISMRKLIKVQRKGMEDGEPVWIDFMPKGSMRMMHAYELPEDIAIGYEVQVPLIETQIFLPFLQKKLTADGVKFIQQEIKGFTELTNDYDFVINCSALGSRSLCNDTSIISVRGQVALLSPLHDMHLYLDNEKPLYIVPRKDAIIIGGTYEEHVEQEQTEPVTIHRLLNNAYETFPFLKEQKVLGSWAGLRPYRPEVRVEHETETNIIHNYGHGGSGFTLAFGCAAEVAKIVEGL from the coding sequence ATGGGTAAAAAAATTGCTATTATAGGTGCAGGTATAAGCGGTATGTCTTCTGCATCTTTACTAAAAGAAAACGGGCATGATATTACTATTTACGCCAATGCGTTTTCACCAAACATTACTTCAAATAAAGCCGCAGCGTTTTGGTTTCCTTATCATATCCGAAACGATAAGCGTGGTATAAATTGGTGCAGGCAAACCTATATGGTTTATACTGAAATGGCAAAGCGTTCTGAGACCGGTATCAGTATGCGAAAGCTCATCAAAGTACAGCGAAAAGGAATGGAGGATGGAGAACCGGTGTGGATAGATTTTATGCCAAAAGGCAGTATGCGCATGATGCACGCATATGAACTTCCAGAAGATATTGCTATTGGCTACGAAGTGCAGGTGCCACTTATAGAAACGCAAATATTTTTGCCTTTTCTGCAAAAAAAATTAACCGCAGATGGCGTAAAATTTATTCAACAGGAAATAAAAGGTTTTACTGAGCTTACAAATGATTATGACTTTGTCATCAATTGTTCAGCACTGGGATCAAGATCATTATGTAACGATACTTCCATAATTTCTGTGCGTGGACAGGTAGCATTACTTTCACCATTACATGATATGCATCTATATCTTGACAATGAAAAGCCATTGTATATCGTACCCCGTAAAGATGCCATTATTATTGGCGGTACTTATGAAGAACACGTGGAGCAGGAACAAACAGAACCTGTAACCATACACCGCTTGCTGAATAATGCTTATGAAACATTTCCATTTTTAAAAGAGCAAAAAGTATTGGGTAGCTGGGCGGGATTGAGGCCATATAGGCCCGAAGTAAGAGTGGAGCATGAAACAGAAACCAATATCATTCATAATTATGGGCATGGCGGAAGTGGCTTTACACTTGCATTTGGTTGCGCAGCAGAAGTAGCGAAAATCGTTGAAGGTTTATAA